One genomic region from Bacillus aquiflavi encodes:
- a CDS encoding DUF1284 domain-containing protein codes for MTKVLRGHHLLCVHGFQGLGYSPAFVEKMNEIVTDIRNDQLDFQIQVVAAFDEACMACPHRGIEKCEADQNSNEHVLSMDEKVIRHLGIEKEKVYQKSELISLTAEKVKPEDLDDICENCSWLSYGVCKEGMAKLREKYEK; via the coding sequence ATGACAAAAGTATTAAGAGGCCATCACCTTCTTTGCGTTCATGGATTTCAAGGTTTAGGCTATAGCCCGGCATTTGTTGAAAAAATGAATGAAATTGTTACCGATATCCGCAATGATCAACTTGATTTTCAGATTCAAGTAGTAGCTGCTTTTGACGAGGCATGTATGGCATGTCCTCACCGCGGTATAGAAAAGTGTGAGGCAGATCAAAATTCTAATGAACATGTTTTATCAATGGATGAGAAGGTCATTCGTCATCTCGGTATAGAAAAAGAAAAAGTTTATCAGAAATCTGAATTAATCTCATTAACTGCTGAAAAGGTGAAGCCGGAGGATTTAGATGACATTTGTGAAAACTGCTCTTGGCTATCATATGGTGTTTGTAAAGAAGGAATGGCAAAATTACGAGAGAAGTATGAAAAATAA
- a CDS encoding polysaccharide biosynthesis protein — protein sequence MKAFYRGIIVLVMAAFISEIFEFLVNVVLARELGEMGMGLYMSILPSIFLVVIIASLELPVSVSKFIAEKEAQYHKSMLTHTFQLTILFTIVLMSAVTIIFILVPVFQTYHPYIRWACILLIPIISFSSIARGYFMGLQKMSKIAISNLMRKIAQLLLLIIVFKLFQFQIESAILIAICVFIGSELIVFLYLIHAYYLQARNLKEKRGLSLRRKEVRDKLLAVSLPTTGMRIFHALTHAVKPFLIKSALLKAGLTATAATEQFGMVAGVALTIGFFPAFIAHSLLIMLIPTVSEAYAKKDLFKLQKLLQQVMMLTFLYGVPAVFIFNIFAEPLTNLFFKSSTASIYLQLLWPYFLVHFFVIPMQAFLIGLGLVKEAFLHSIWSTIISFSLIYIFGSSAQFGMYGVIIGMNTGGLLLLLMHYLTICKKINFSLILRRPVKHYD from the coding sequence ATGAAAGCTTTTTATAGAGGAATAATTGTTTTAGTTATGGCGGCATTCATAAGCGAAATCTTTGAGTTTTTGGTTAACGTCGTATTAGCTCGGGAATTAGGTGAAATGGGCATGGGATTATACATGTCCATCTTGCCGTCAATTTTTTTAGTCGTTATTATTGCCAGCTTAGAGTTACCAGTTTCTGTTTCTAAGTTTATTGCCGAAAAAGAGGCGCAATATCATAAAAGCATGCTTACACATACGTTTCAATTAACTATTTTATTTACAATTGTTTTAATGAGTGCCGTAACCATTATTTTTATACTTGTTCCAGTCTTTCAAACGTATCATCCATATATTCGCTGGGCATGTATTTTACTTATTCCGATTATTTCCTTTTCTTCTATTGCAAGAGGGTATTTTATGGGGTTGCAGAAAATGAGTAAAATTGCGATTTCCAACTTAATGCGAAAAATTGCACAGTTGCTTTTACTTATCATTGTTTTCAAACTATTTCAGTTTCAAATCGAATCAGCTATTTTAATTGCAATTTGTGTGTTCATTGGCAGTGAATTAATTGTTTTTCTTTATTTAATTCATGCCTACTATTTACAAGCCCGTAATTTAAAGGAGAAAAGAGGATTAAGCTTAAGAAGAAAAGAAGTCCGAGATAAATTACTAGCTGTATCATTACCGACAACAGGAATGCGAATTTTCCATGCGCTTACTCATGCAGTGAAACCATTTTTAATTAAAAGTGCGCTATTGAAGGCAGGTTTAACAGCGACTGCTGCAACAGAGCAGTTTGGTATGGTAGCGGGAGTTGCGCTTACAATTGGCTTTTTTCCAGCATTTATTGCCCATTCGTTATTGATCATGTTAATTCCTACTGTATCGGAAGCGTATGCAAAAAAAGATTTATTTAAGCTGCAAAAGCTTCTTCAGCAAGTCATGATGTTAACTTTTTTGTACGGCGTTCCTGCTGTCTTTATTTTTAATATTTTTGCTGAGCCATTAACGAATTTATTTTTTAAGTCATCGACAGCATCAATTTATTTACAGCTTCTATGGCCGTATTTTTTAGTTCATTTCTTTGTCATCCCGATGCAAGCATTTTTAATTGGGCTTGGACTTGTGAAAGAAGCTTTTCTTCATTCTATTTGGTCAACAATCATTTCGTTTTCACTCATTTATATATTTGGTTCAAGCGCACAGTTTGGAATGTACGGTGTCATTATTGGCATGAACACAGGAGGATTACTGTTGCTGCTTATGCATTACTTAACAATTTGCAAAAAAATTAACTTCTCGCTTATATTGCGTAGGCCAGTTAAGCATTACGATTAA
- a CDS encoding DEAD/DEAH box helicase has protein sequence MGNKSSILTTLKPFLQNNWGKSRYSHLTPVQMKAIPLILEGKNLTVQSPTGTGKTIAYLLPIIQKMDKQKKQAQAVIIAPSRELVMQIHEESQKWLEGSDLSAASFIGGANVKRQIEKLKKHPQLIVGTPGRILELIKLKKLKMHEVQTIVLDESDQLLVPEHEETIKNIIKSTMSERQVLLFSATRLENKEKIENDLGKEVQLLKIGKEEMPASNVAHYYFVYRHREKEKLLEKILKTVRPERALAFVQDIGNMSVIAAKLKYEGVALNVLHSELKKEERKHSLNQLRIGKNSLLLATDVATRGLDIKDLTHVIHVDFPENIKQYVHRSGRTGRMGASGIVITLVTEREERTLRKYGRELGIKMQRKSIYKGKLVDFAPRA, from the coding sequence ATGGGAAATAAATCATCAATTTTAACTACATTAAAACCATTTTTACAAAATAACTGGGGAAAATCGAGATATTCACATTTAACGCCTGTTCAAATGAAAGCCATTCCGCTTATTTTAGAAGGGAAAAATTTAACGGTTCAGTCACCGACAGGTACTGGGAAAACAATCGCTTATTTATTACCGATCATTCAAAAAATGGACAAACAGAAAAAGCAGGCACAAGCGGTTATTATCGCACCGTCCCGAGAGCTTGTCATGCAAATTCATGAAGAGAGCCAAAAGTGGCTTGAAGGAAGCGATTTAAGTGCAGCCTCTTTTATTGGCGGGGCAAATGTAAAAAGGCAAATTGAAAAGTTAAAGAAACACCCGCAATTAATCGTTGGCACTCCAGGACGCATACTTGAATTAATAAAATTGAAAAAGTTGAAAATGCATGAAGTGCAAACAATTGTACTAGATGAAAGTGATCAATTGCTCGTACCTGAACATGAGGAAACGATTAAAAATATTATCAAATCAACAATGAGTGAGCGGCAAGTTCTCCTTTTTTCCGCAACTCGATTAGAAAATAAGGAGAAGATCGAAAATGACCTGGGAAAAGAAGTACAGCTGCTTAAAATAGGAAAAGAAGAAATGCCAGCTTCGAATGTAGCACATTATTATTTTGTATATAGACATCGAGAAAAAGAAAAATTATTAGAGAAAATTTTAAAAACAGTACGCCCGGAAAGGGCACTTGCTTTCGTACAAGATATTGGTAATATGTCTGTAATTGCGGCAAAGCTCAAGTATGAAGGAGTTGCCTTAAATGTTCTGCATAGTGAACTGAAAAAAGAAGAGCGGAAACATTCATTAAATCAGCTGCGAATAGGGAAAAATTCATTATTATTGGCAACCGATGTGGCAACTAGAGGGTTGGATATTAAAGATTTAACTCATGTCATTCACGTCGATTTTCCCGAAAATATTAAACAGTATGTCCATCGATCAGGTAGAACTGGAAGAATGGGTGCTTCAGGTATTGTCATCACTCTTGTAACTGAAAGAGAAGAGCGGACTTTGCGGAAGTATGGCCGCGAGCTGGGAATCAAAATGCAGCGAAAGTCTATTTACAAAGGTAAGCTCGTCGATTTCGCACCAAGGGCCTGA
- a CDS encoding LysR family transcriptional regulator, which translates to MELRQIRYFIEVAKREHVTEASHALHVAQSAVSRQIFNLEAELGVDLFIRDGRNVKLTPIGKNFLGHMEQAIQVIETAKREIEQYLDPERGTIRIGFPSSIATYTLPNIISAFRKNHPEVNFYLHQGSYKNLVETVIDGEINLALLGPVPKQNKNEKIIGHTLFLEHIVALLPASHPLADQSSIRLSQLKDDSFVLFPEGFVLRELVVNACHQSRFEPKVSFQGDDIDAIKGLVSAGLGVTLLPEITLIDNIPRTTVKIPISEPHVTRTVGVIIPADRELAPTEQVFYQFLKEFFDVLSGFGR; encoded by the coding sequence ATGGAATTAAGGCAAATACGTTATTTTATTGAGGTGGCAAAAAGAGAGCATGTCACTGAAGCTTCGCATGCGTTGCACGTTGCTCAATCAGCAGTAAGCCGTCAAATTTTTAATTTAGAGGCTGAGCTTGGAGTAGATTTATTTATTCGTGATGGACGAAATGTGAAATTAACTCCTATTGGAAAAAATTTTTTAGGACATATGGAGCAAGCGATCCAAGTGATTGAAACTGCCAAAAGGGAAATTGAACAGTATCTTGATCCGGAAAGAGGAACAATTAGAATTGGCTTTCCAAGTAGCATTGCAACATATACGCTTCCAAATATTATTTCAGCTTTTCGTAAAAATCATCCAGAAGTAAACTTTTATCTCCATCAAGGCTCTTATAAAAATTTAGTTGAAACAGTCATTGATGGCGAGATTAATTTAGCTTTGCTTGGACCAGTTCCAAAGCAAAATAAAAATGAAAAGATCATTGGACATACTTTATTTTTGGAACATATCGTTGCATTACTTCCAGCGAGTCATCCACTAGCGGATCAATCTTCCATTCGACTAAGCCAATTGAAAGATGATTCGTTCGTATTATTTCCTGAAGGATTTGTTCTGAGGGAGCTCGTCGTGAATGCGTGTCATCAATCTCGATTTGAGCCGAAAGTGTCGTTCCAAGGAGATGATATTGATGCAATTAAAGGGTTAGTTTCTGCCGGCTTAGGGGTTACCCTTCTGCCTGAAATTACGTTAATTGATAATATTCCGCGGACAACGGTGAAAATTCCAATTAGCGAGCCGCACGTTACTCGGACTGTCGGTGTTATTATTCCGGCCGATAGAGAACTTGCACCAACTGAACAAGTGTTTTATCAATTTTTGAAAGAGTTTTTCGACGTGTTAAGTGGATTTGGAAGATAA
- a CDS encoding amidase — protein MKQKNVQMILDMDESELAEAIKQKKISSFEATKTYIEHLKMMNPKLNCLTEDRFDEALEEAKQMDRQIEIQQGKGRLLGVPISIKESFHVMGMKTTGGLPYRKHIVETNDAAIVANLKAEGAIILGKTNTPALCFCQETDNKLYGRTNNPWDVTRTAGGSSGGEGSLIAAGGAAVGVGSDIGGSIRFPSHFNGVVGFKSGNGQVSSEGSFPLNDIPLQKRMLGIGAIGKSVRDARNVNEIIAKAIPEKRNLQQFSVVMPIRKLYYPINSDTHSLLLHIKEKIEDHFPVSDEQPPYYTKSALLWQLIMSIDGAARIARTAFGENPPKLLREYMKEKLLKGSELHQFLTWAMIGANLFKPSSKKIAEMEATIKEGDEQLRQYFNKRLLILPIYHTAALKHGQVYHELFSIRKTYQRYIPFVAYANVWGLPALVVPVGEDENGLPIAIQIISGIGNEDAIFQFGEIIEQHFRGYKRCVF, from the coding sequence ATGAAACAAAAAAATGTTCAAATGATTTTAGATATGGACGAAAGTGAACTGGCAGAGGCGATAAAGCAAAAAAAAATTAGTTCATTTGAAGCAACGAAAACGTATATTGAACATTTAAAAATGATGAATCCGAAGTTAAATTGCCTTACTGAGGATCGTTTTGATGAGGCGCTTGAAGAAGCAAAGCAAATGGATAGACAAATAGAAATACAACAAGGAAAAGGGCGTCTACTCGGTGTCCCTATAAGTATAAAGGAATCATTTCACGTAATGGGAATGAAAACAACAGGAGGGCTTCCTTACCGAAAACATATTGTCGAAACAAATGATGCCGCTATTGTAGCCAACTTAAAAGCGGAAGGAGCAATTATTCTTGGAAAAACTAATACGCCTGCACTTTGCTTTTGCCAGGAAACAGACAACAAGTTGTATGGCCGGACGAATAATCCGTGGGATGTGACGAGAACAGCTGGCGGCTCCAGTGGGGGAGAGGGTTCTCTCATTGCTGCTGGCGGGGCAGCGGTAGGTGTTGGCTCTGATATTGGCGGATCAATTCGGTTTCCGAGTCACTTTAACGGTGTTGTCGGATTTAAAAGTGGTAATGGCCAAGTGTCTAGTGAGGGCTCTTTTCCACTAAATGATATTCCATTGCAAAAACGGATGCTCGGTATTGGTGCAATTGGAAAGTCAGTTCGCGATGCCCGAAATGTAAATGAAATCATTGCTAAAGCGATACCTGAAAAAAGAAACTTACAACAGTTTTCAGTTGTCATGCCAATTAGAAAACTCTACTATCCTATTAACTCTGATACTCATTCGTTATTGCTTCATATAAAAGAAAAAATTGAAGATCACTTTCCTGTTAGTGATGAACAGCCGCCTTATTATACGAAATCAGCTTTACTATGGCAGTTAATAATGTCTATTGATGGTGCCGCTAGAATTGCGCGGACAGCATTTGGAGAAAATCCGCCGAAATTACTGCGTGAATATATGAAAGAAAAGCTGTTAAAAGGTTCTGAGCTTCATCAATTTTTAACATGGGCAATGATTGGTGCTAATTTATTTAAACCTAGTAGCAAGAAGATTGCTGAAATGGAAGCAACGATAAAAGAAGGAGATGAACAGTTAAGGCAATACTTTAATAAGCGTCTGCTCATTTTGCCAATCTATCATACAGCTGCATTAAAGCACGGTCAAGTATATCATGAGCTTTTTTCAATTAGAAAAACTTATCAGCGTTATATCCCTTTTGTTGCTTATGCAAATGTTTGGGGATTACCAGCGCTAGTCGTACCTGTTGGCGAAGATGAGAATGGGCTGCCAATTGCGATCCAGATTATAAGCGGTATTGGAAATGAAGATGCGATTTTTCAATTTGGAGAAATAATCGAACAGCATTTTCGCGGGTACAAGCGCTGTGTTTTTTAA
- a CDS encoding HAAS signaling domain-containing protein — protein sequence MENKFLQQLESLLRELPEHDRAEILYDYEEHFANGFANGKSMEEIAKELGNPRNIAKELLADDKISRAETNKSIGNISKAIFAAIGMSFFNLLFILAPVIGIVAVYIALCVTAIILALSPLIGLVNIFFMELGEFLFNFFSLTYIMRRRRVAMYRDVLCRQIPLSCHS from the coding sequence ATGGAGAATAAATTTTTACAGCAATTAGAATCATTGTTGCGTGAATTACCTGAACATGATCGAGCAGAAATACTGTATGATTACGAAGAGCATTTTGCGAACGGATTTGCAAACGGAAAAAGTATGGAAGAAATTGCGAAAGAACTTGGTAATCCTAGGAATATTGCAAAAGAGTTATTGGCAGATGATAAAATTTCAAGAGCGGAGACAAATAAATCAATCGGAAATATTTCAAAAGCAATTTTCGCTGCTATCGGGATGAGTTTTTTTAACTTATTATTTATATTAGCTCCTGTTATCGGAATCGTTGCAGTTTATATTGCATTATGCGTTACAGCTATTATTCTTGCTTTGTCGCCATTAATAGGGCTTGTAAACATATTTTTTATGGAGCTCGGAGAGTTTTTATTTAATTTTTTTTCTCTCACTTATATTATGCGGCGTAGGCGTGTTGCTATGTATCGGGATGTTTTATGTCGGCAAATTCCTTTATCATGCCATTCTTAG
- a CDS encoding DUF4097 family beta strand repeat-containing protein, whose product MKTMINVALTVLLIGMIGVVITFNAFGKEDYNEEKVIHNDQIENIQIETDSTDIIFIPTTGKKITLQLKGKLSKKIKNVYKLEVEERENELNVIVDRKNKFTFGNMVDSIKLYVEVPQKLYETISLKTTSGDMKVEEIKGKEISLKANSGEINIQDGTAENSLNIKATSGDITMTDIQGKTLNIKANSGGIIAKNQAAIDSEFTTTSGDIELENITGNIEVTSSSGSSKIENEEVSGDIVAHATSGDVMVTYSKKPASLEVDFRGSSGEGVIDMDGFMYEEKAEDVIIGKIGDGVNKIRVRTSSGDFYLGN is encoded by the coding sequence ATGAAAACGATGATTAATGTAGCCCTAACTGTTTTATTAATCGGAATGATTGGTGTTGTTATCACCTTTAACGCTTTTGGCAAAGAAGATTACAATGAAGAAAAGGTAATACATAACGATCAAATTGAGAATATACAAATTGAAACAGATTCAACAGATATTATATTCATTCCAACTACTGGGAAAAAGATCACTTTGCAATTAAAAGGGAAGTTAAGTAAAAAAATAAAAAATGTATATAAATTAGAAGTGGAAGAAAGAGAAAATGAACTGAATGTAATAGTGGACAGGAAAAATAAGTTTACATTTGGAAATATGGTTGATTCGATAAAACTATATGTAGAAGTCCCGCAAAAGCTTTATGAAACAATTTCCTTGAAAACAACATCAGGCGATATGAAAGTAGAAGAGATCAAAGGGAAAGAAATCTCCCTAAAGGCGAATTCTGGTGAGATAAATATTCAAGACGGAACAGCTGAAAACTCGCTTAATATTAAAGCAACAAGCGGAGATATTACCATGACTGATATTCAAGGAAAAACGTTAAACATTAAAGCAAATAGCGGAGGGATTATTGCGAAAAATCAAGCCGCGATTGATTCTGAATTTACAACTACATCAGGTGATATCGAATTAGAAAATATAACAGGCAATATAGAAGTTACTAGTTCATCTGGGAGCAGTAAAATTGAAAATGAAGAAGTATCCGGGGATATTGTCGCTCATGCTACAAGTGGAGATGTGATGGTAACATATTCTAAAAAACCTGCATCACTAGAGGTAGACTTTAGAGGGAGCTCAGGTGAAGGCGTAATTGATATGGATGGATTTATGTATGAAGAAAAAGCTGAAGATGTGATCATTGGAAAAATTGGTGATGGTGTAAATAAAATAAGAGTAAGAACTTCCTCAGGAGACTTTTATTTAGGAAATTAA
- a CDS encoding PadR family transcriptional regulator — translation MNVQFKKGVLELCVMLLISNKDQYGYELAQNISSKIEVAEGSLYPLLRRLTKEEYLTTYLVESSEGPSRKYYSLTEKGMVYMKTLVKEWQQFASAVDQFIEEGLGNNGE, via the coding sequence TTGAATGTTCAATTTAAAAAAGGAGTTCTTGAATTGTGTGTCATGTTGTTAATTTCTAATAAAGATCAATATGGATATGAGCTGGCGCAAAACATTTCAAGTAAAATAGAAGTAGCGGAAGGAAGTTTATATCCACTATTACGACGATTAACGAAAGAGGAATATTTAACAACGTATTTAGTAGAATCATCTGAAGGACCATCACGAAAGTATTATTCATTGACTGAAAAAGGGATGGTATACATGAAGACGTTAGTTAAAGAATGGCAGCAATTTGCAAGTGCTGTAGATCAATTTATCGAGGAAGGATTAGGGAATAATGGAGAATAA
- a CDS encoding ketopantoate reductase family protein, translated as MNIVVLGAGALGAYFGARLQEAGQNVTYLVRSIRAQQLKNNGLKIHSVKGDYTVEHLHAVESTAEIEQADLVLLAVKGYHLQGTFPQLKQLVDKGAKVLPVLNGIEHFELLQQQLGKENVIGGLSFIIATLNEAGHVVHTSDQHNLVFGPLTPSQEPFCNQLKQITDKANINNHLSDHILFDLWKKYMFITAFSGITTAGNFPIGEAVKHASTFTIVKQALNEMKSLANAYQIPLTDHEVTTAIEQIKDFTPESTSSMHQDKRKGLTLEVEHLQGGAIRLAKKVNMRLPVVETLYGLIKPYENNSLS; from the coding sequence ATGAATATTGTTGTATTAGGAGCAGGTGCTTTAGGTGCTTATTTTGGCGCAAGATTACAAGAAGCTGGTCAAAATGTGACTTATCTTGTTCGTAGCATACGGGCTCAACAATTAAAAAACAATGGGCTAAAAATCCATAGTGTGAAAGGTGACTATACAGTAGAACATTTACATGCAGTCGAGAGCACAGCTGAAATCGAACAAGCGGATCTTGTTTTACTTGCTGTGAAAGGATATCATCTGCAAGGAACTTTTCCGCAACTAAAACAATTAGTCGACAAAGGCGCAAAAGTATTGCCGGTCTTAAACGGAATTGAGCATTTTGAACTTTTGCAACAACAATTAGGAAAAGAAAATGTGATCGGTGGTTTATCGTTCATTATTGCGACTTTAAATGAAGCTGGACACGTTGTTCATACAAGTGACCAGCATAACCTTGTCTTCGGCCCGCTCACTCCTTCGCAGGAGCCATTTTGCAATCAATTAAAACAAATAACAGACAAAGCAAATATAAATAATCATTTGAGCGATCATATATTATTCGATTTATGGAAAAAATATATGTTTATTACCGCCTTTTCTGGCATCACAACAGCTGGAAATTTTCCGATTGGAGAGGCAGTGAAACACGCATCGACTTTTACAATCGTCAAACAAGCTTTAAATGAAATGAAGAGCTTAGCAAACGCTTATCAAATTCCATTAACAGATCACGAAGTCACAACAGCGATTGAACAAATTAAAGACTTTACCCCTGAATCAACTTCATCAATGCACCAAGATAAACGGAAAGGACTTACGCTTGAAGTGGAACATTTACAAGGCGGAGCTATTCGTCTTGCTAAAAAAGTGAATATGCGTCTTCCAGTTGTTGAAACGTTGTATGGATTAATTAAACCATATGAAAATAACAGTCTATCGTGA
- a CDS encoding RNA polymerase sigma factor, which yields MNINKQQIDKKFEEHIKELGTALFKYIYSLVKHKQLAEDLQQDVLLSAYLAFHSFEERASFKSWIFKIATNRCRDYWRKEKGNQRFWQEGVFDYVSTIEMTIEPEEYILEKYKKEEVLHKIHELPGKYREPLLLFYFHQCTITEISQEFEIPMSTVKTRMRRAKKRLQPKIDM from the coding sequence ATGAACATAAATAAACAACAGATAGACAAAAAATTTGAAGAACATATTAAAGAGCTAGGAACAGCTTTATTTAAATATATTTATTCACTTGTAAAACATAAACAATTAGCGGAAGATTTACAGCAAGATGTGCTTTTATCTGCTTATCTAGCTTTTCATTCTTTTGAAGAACGAGCCTCATTTAAAAGTTGGATTTTTAAAATTGCAACGAATCGATGCCGTGACTATTGGCGTAAAGAGAAAGGGAACCAACGTTTTTGGCAAGAAGGTGTATTTGATTACGTAAGTACAATTGAAATGACAATAGAGCCTGAGGAATATATATTAGAAAAATATAAAAAAGAGGAAGTATTACATAAGATTCATGAGCTGCCAGGAAAATACCGTGAACCTCTTTTACTATTTTATTTTCATCAATGTACGATAACAGAAATTAGTCAGGAATTTGAAATACCAATGTCGACTGTGAAGACGAGAATGAGAAGAGCGAAAAAACGTCTTCAGCCAAAAATAGATATGTAA